A genomic segment from Amia ocellicauda isolate fAmiCal2 chromosome 13, fAmiCal2.hap1, whole genome shotgun sequence encodes:
- the grpel1 gene encoding grpE protein homolog 1, mitochondrial: MASWCVRAVRQSYSIIGSPGLLRASPRLLCTAAQQKSNGQRSEEEPSGVSKVEQSPAEKAWSEEKVQLEEQLKEITDKYKRALADTENLRQRSQKMVEDAKLYGIQGFCKDLLEVADILEKATESVPKEEVTPGNPHLKNLYEGLVMTEVQMQKVFTKHGLVKLNPAGQKFDPYEHEALFHAPVEGKEPGTVAMVTKVGYKLYGRTLRPALVGVAKAP; encoded by the exons ATGGCGAGCTGGTGTGTGAGGGCAGTGAGGCAGAGCTATTCCATTATAGGATCACCTGGGCTGCTACG GGCATCCCCAAGGCTGCTGTGCACTGCTGCTCAACAGAAGAGCAATGGGCAGCGCTCGGAGGAGGAGCCCAGTGGAGTATCCAAAGTTGAACAAAGCCCAGCCGAGAAGGCCTGGTCAGAGGAGAAGGTCCAGCTAGAGGAGCAGCTCAAAGAGATCACA GACAAGTATAAGCGTGCCCTCGCCGACACAGAAAACCTGAGGCAGAGGAGTCAGAAGATGGTCGAAGATGCTAAATTATATG GTATTCAAGGCTTCTGCAAAGACCTTCTAGAAGTGGCTGATATTTTGGAGAAAGCAACAGAAAGTGTCCCAAAAGAGGAAGTGACCCCAGGGAACCCCCATCTGAAGAACCTGTATGAAGGGCTTGTGATGACCGAGGTCCAGATGCAGAAGGTGTTCACCAAGCACGGATTAGTGAAGCTCAACCCTGCGGGGCAGAAATTTGACCCCTATGAACACGAAGCCCTGTTCCATGCCCCTGTGGAAGGCAAGGAGCCTGGCACAGTAGCCATGGTCACGAAGGTGGGGTACAAGCTCTATGGGCGCACTCTCAGGCCTGCTTTGGTAGGGGTAGCAAAAGCTCCATAA